In Calonectris borealis chromosome Z, bCalBor7.hap1.2, whole genome shotgun sequence, a single genomic region encodes these proteins:
- the LOC142076030 gene encoding uncharacterized protein LOC142076030 isoform X2, protein MCSEDAFASDMHRTKPCSDCTAVAEGQGFLIRNTRLEKCIRVSHHEINGISLTDCKAHTQQQQWSWDPATRTITSLQTKQCLSAHKTREYALVKLEPCGDWERQAWSCSKKGHLTLQNLGFHLSTKEGGHKVFVSREKDKFSRWKTLADETVCAAARTAALRPSKPTQQAVDTRVWSYETKTIDSSKIDAVDRESSVGLTDPPLANKFDSTVSPAKTKQAYFPANEDVSHNHSKKHHANRGKNAGARLAGTNWKTAMLVLSPLAFILGLIILTLNVHYNKKKKILSALKSSPANSSRADLREPTPLRRGPQPYLPPSRSPSLRRGEILIEWKDGTVTPLFDNANYQMD, encoded by the exons ATGTGCTCAGAAGATGCGTTTGCCTCAGACATGCACAGGACTAAACCATGCTCTGATTGTACTGCAGTAGCAGAGGGACAAGGCTTCCTCATAAGGAACACCAGGCTGGAAAAATGCATTCGCGTATCCCACCATGAGATCAACGGCATCAGCCTGACTGACTGCAAGGCGcacacccagcagcagcagtggagcTGGGACCCTGCCACCAGGACCATCACCAGCCTTCAAACGAAGCAGTGCTTGTCAGCCCACAAGACGCGGGAGTACGCCCTGGTCAAACTGGAGCCCTGTGGGGACTGGGAGCGCCAAGCATGGTCCTGCAGCAAGAAGGGACACTTGACTCTGCAGAACTTGGGCTTCCACCTCAGCACTAAGGAAGGAGGCCACAAGGTCTTTGTCTCAAGGGAGAAGGACAAATTCAGCAGGTGGAAGACTTTAGCAGATGAAACTGTCTGTGCTGCTGCCCGGACAGCAGCTCTGAGGCCCAGCAAACCAACACAACAAGCTGTAGACACACGGGTGTGGAGCTATGAAA CTAAAACCATCGATTCATCAAAGATTGATGCCGTGGACAGAGAATCTTCTGTGGGCTTGACTGACCCACCTCTGGCTAACAAATTTGACAGCACAGTGTCTCCAGCGAAGACCAAACAGGCATACTTCCCAGCAAACGAGG ATGTGTCCCACAATCACTCAAAAAAGCACCACGCAAATCGAGGGAAAAATGCTGGGGCCAGGCTCGCAG GCACCAACTGGAAGACGGCCATGCTGGTCCTCAGCCCCTTGGCATTCATACTGGGATTAATAATACTGACACTCAATGTTCATTACAACAA gaagaagaaaatcctctctgctctgaagagctccccagccaacagcagcagagctgactTACGGGAGCCGACTCCCTTACGAAGAGGTCCCCAGCCATACCTTCCACCATCTCGCTCCCCTTCCTTGAGGCGTGGAGAGATCCTCATCGAGTGGAAAGACGGGACTGTCACTCCTCTTTTTGATAATGCCAATTATCAAATGGACTAG
- the LOC142076030 gene encoding uncharacterized protein LOC142076030 isoform X1, protein MELFRLSLGCICLLPWLEVAEGQGFLIRNTRLEKCIRVSHHEINGISLTDCKAHTQQQQWSWDPATRTITSLQTKQCLSAHKTREYALVKLEPCGDWERQAWSCSKKGHLTLQNLGFHLSTKEGGHKVFVSREKDKFSRWKTLADETVCAAARTAALRPSKPTQQAVDTRVWSYETKTIDSSKIDAVDRESSVGLTDPPLANKFDSTVSPAKTKQAYFPANEDVSHNHSKKHHANRGKNAGARLAGTNWKTAMLVLSPLAFILGLIILTLNVHYNKKKKILSALKSSPANSSRADLREPTPLRRGPQPYLPPSRSPSLRRGEILIEWKDGTVTPLFDNANYQMD, encoded by the exons TAGCAGAGGGACAAGGCTTCCTCATAAGGAACACCAGGCTGGAAAAATGCATTCGCGTATCCCACCATGAGATCAACGGCATCAGCCTGACTGACTGCAAGGCGcacacccagcagcagcagtggagcTGGGACCCTGCCACCAGGACCATCACCAGCCTTCAAACGAAGCAGTGCTTGTCAGCCCACAAGACGCGGGAGTACGCCCTGGTCAAACTGGAGCCCTGTGGGGACTGGGAGCGCCAAGCATGGTCCTGCAGCAAGAAGGGACACTTGACTCTGCAGAACTTGGGCTTCCACCTCAGCACTAAGGAAGGAGGCCACAAGGTCTTTGTCTCAAGGGAGAAGGACAAATTCAGCAGGTGGAAGACTTTAGCAGATGAAACTGTCTGTGCTGCTGCCCGGACAGCAGCTCTGAGGCCCAGCAAACCAACACAACAAGCTGTAGACACACGGGTGTGGAGCTATGAAA CTAAAACCATCGATTCATCAAAGATTGATGCCGTGGACAGAGAATCTTCTGTGGGCTTGACTGACCCACCTCTGGCTAACAAATTTGACAGCACAGTGTCTCCAGCGAAGACCAAACAGGCATACTTCCCAGCAAACGAGG ATGTGTCCCACAATCACTCAAAAAAGCACCACGCAAATCGAGGGAAAAATGCTGGGGCCAGGCTCGCAG GCACCAACTGGAAGACGGCCATGCTGGTCCTCAGCCCCTTGGCATTCATACTGGGATTAATAATACTGACACTCAATGTTCATTACAACAA gaagaagaaaatcctctctgctctgaagagctccccagccaacagcagcagagctgactTACGGGAGCCGACTCCCTTACGAAGAGGTCCCCAGCCATACCTTCCACCATCTCGCTCCCCTTCCTTGAGGCGTGGAGAGATCCTCATCGAGTGGAAAGACGGGACTGTCACTCCTCTTTTTGATAATGCCAATTATCAAATGGACTAG